From the Manihot esculenta cultivar AM560-2 chromosome 3, M.esculenta_v8, whole genome shotgun sequence genome, one window contains:
- the LOC122723273 gene encoding ADP-ribosylation factor-like protein 6-interacting protein 4, giving the protein MICQQMFNHLTSGESVKKEEIKQTSNKESSKKSSSKKVSKKALNRRKKQYSSETESTASSSRSSSSKNPTSSYYDSNEDDCYGVLPPVKIKSKTGKRRDKQKAKVKKEKKEKLKKKGKKKDTSSSSSSSSSSAESESRQK; this is encoded by the coding sequence ATGATTTGTCAGCAAATGTTCAATCATCTTACTTCAGGAGAATCAGTGAAAAAGGAAGAGATAAAGCAAACTTCCAATAAAGAATCTTCAAAAAAATCCTCTAGTAAAAAAGTATCAAAGAAGGCACTCAACAGAAGAAAGAAACAGTACAGTTCGGAAACGGAGTCGACAGCCTCATCCAGCAGGTCATCCTCCAGTAAAAATCCGACATCTTCATACTACGACAGCAATGAAGACGACTGCTATGGAGTTCTTCCACCGGTAAAAATCAAAAGTAAAACAGGCAAAAGAAGAGATAAACAGAAagcaaaagtaaaaaaggaaaagaaagaaaagctaAAGAAGAAAGGCAAGAAAAAGGACACCTCATCTTCGTCCTCATCTTCGTCCTCATCAGCAGAGTCAGAGTCAAGACAGAAATAG